A genomic stretch from Chitinophaga agri includes:
- a CDS encoding phosphopantetheine-binding protein gives MENLMAALKAQIVEQLNLQEVKPEDIGDDQPLFKDGLGLDSIDALEIIVLLQQHYGIRIANPEQGPEIFHSVRTIAEFITAHQTSK, from the coding sequence ATGGAAAATTTGATGGCGGCGCTGAAGGCGCAGATCGTAGAACAGCTGAACCTGCAGGAAGTAAAACCTGAAGATATCGGGGATGATCAACCATTGTTCAAAGATGGCTTAGGGCTGGATTCTATCGATGCGCTGGAAATCATCGTATTGCTGCAGCAGCATTATGGTATCCGCATTGCCAATCCTGAGCAGGGGCCGGAAATATTCCATTCCGTGCGTACCATCGCTGAATTTATTACCGCCCACCAAACCAGTAAATAA
- a CDS encoding beta-ketoacyl synthase N-terminal-like domain-containing protein, with translation MYNGEAYITGSCVIRNNRVYKDGALLWEAPQDQELPEFLRAGYDHFAGQYPKFHKMDPLSKLGWLATEVLLKDQPLSVPPERTGLVLANKSASLDTDLRYFDTVKDIASPALFVYTLPNIVMGEISIRHGFKGENAFFTMDTFDAAFIAGYVTQLFAEGAVSACICGWVEVMGPVYDVFLYRVEQQGAGVLFNTGNLQEIISI, from the coding sequence TTGTATAACGGCGAGGCATATATAACAGGTAGCTGCGTGATCCGGAACAACCGGGTTTACAAAGATGGCGCATTATTGTGGGAGGCACCGCAGGACCAGGAATTACCGGAATTTCTACGGGCAGGATATGATCATTTCGCTGGTCAGTATCCCAAGTTTCACAAAATGGACCCGCTGAGTAAACTGGGATGGCTGGCTACGGAAGTACTGCTGAAGGATCAGCCGTTGTCAGTCCCGCCGGAAAGAACAGGATTGGTACTGGCAAATAAAAGCGCCAGTCTGGACACGGATCTGCGGTATTTCGATACCGTGAAGGATATTGCCAGTCCGGCGCTTTTTGTATACACACTGCCTAACATTGTCATGGGCGAGATCAGCATCCGTCATGGTTTTAAAGGAGAGAATGCCTTTTTTACCATGGATACCTTTGATGCCGCATTCATCGCAGGATATGTTACGCAGCTGTTTGCAGAAGGTGCTGTTTCAGCGTGTATCTGCGGATGGGTGGAGGTCATGGGGCCTGTGTATGATGTATTCCTTTACAGGGTAGAGCAGCAGGGAGCAGGTGTTTTATTTAACACCGGCAATCTGCAAGAGATAATAAGCATTTAA